The proteins below are encoded in one region of Knoellia sp. S7-12:
- a CDS encoding GlxA family transcriptional regulator gives MDGSARGHRVVIVTFDSAQILDVTGPLEVLSSARRFVLAADYLTVLASVGGGLVSSTSGMSFSTVPLSEVTGPVQTLMVTGGRDMEQACADEELLSQVCRLAADAGRVTSVCSGAFVLAAAGLLDGRRAATHWAECQMLADTYPTVDVDPDAIYVQDGNVWTSAGVTAGIDLTLALVAQDHGRKAAAAVARQLVVYLRRSGGQAQFSALLAAQDADTQPVQDLLAWLPDHLGEDLTVPKLARHANLSERHFSRVFKAEVGVSPADHIESVRLETACRLLESTHIPIEQIAQTCGFGTTETMNRSFRRRLGTTPGQHRHHFDQTAGSGARRGSVVTTMT, from the coding sequence ATGGACGGTTCCGCGCGCGGGCACCGTGTCGTCATCGTCACCTTCGACTCGGCGCAGATCCTCGACGTCACCGGGCCACTGGAGGTGCTGTCCAGCGCACGACGCTTCGTGCTCGCCGCGGACTACCTCACCGTGCTTGCCAGCGTCGGCGGAGGGCTGGTGTCCTCAACCAGCGGGATGTCGTTCAGCACCGTCCCGTTGAGCGAGGTGACCGGACCGGTGCAGACGCTCATGGTGACGGGCGGGCGTGACATGGAGCAGGCATGCGCCGACGAGGAACTTCTCTCTCAGGTGTGCAGACTCGCGGCTGACGCCGGGCGGGTGACCTCCGTGTGCTCCGGCGCCTTTGTCCTTGCGGCGGCTGGACTGCTCGACGGTCGCCGTGCGGCAACCCACTGGGCGGAGTGCCAGATGCTGGCCGATACCTATCCGACAGTCGACGTGGACCCCGACGCCATCTACGTGCAGGACGGAAACGTCTGGACCTCGGCCGGAGTCACGGCCGGCATCGACCTGACCCTGGCATTGGTTGCACAGGACCACGGTCGCAAGGCCGCTGCAGCTGTGGCCCGCCAACTGGTCGTCTATCTGCGTCGCTCTGGCGGCCAGGCGCAGTTCTCGGCACTGCTCGCGGCCCAGGATGCCGACACCCAACCCGTCCAGGACCTGCTGGCGTGGCTGCCCGACCATCTGGGCGAAGATCTCACAGTGCCAAAGCTCGCCCGGCACGCCAACCTGTCCGAACGCCACTTCAGCAGGGTGTTCAAGGCGGAAGTCGGTGTCAGCCCGGCCGACCACATCGAGTCCGTGCGCTTGGAAACCGCCTGCCGGCTCCTCGAGAGCACCCACATCCCGATCGAGCAGATCGCACAAACCTGCGGGTTCGGAACCACGGAAACCATGAACCGGTCCTTCCGCCGAAGACTCGGCACCACGCCTGGACAGCATCGCCACCACTTCGACCAGACAGCAGGGTCAGGAGCAAGGAGAGGCTCAGTCGTCACAACCATGACCTGA
- a CDS encoding serine hydrolase domain-containing protein, with the protein MPHQRLRTTEPRTLRRWACALGTALVLTAGLAGLPATAHASDGPTAEMVNRLEQSNWLASFQVPGVAVVQIRDGGVTWSKGYGTTNTSNGVPVTANTIFRVGSITKSVTAWGVMRLVEQGRMDLDTPVESYLTRWHLPPSPFDPDGVTIGRLLNHTAGLNMQDYSPVTTRPLPSLEQSLSGGSGKPGDRNSDNVRITTEPGTQMEYSNGGYTMLQLAIEEVTGEAFASYMQREVLDPLGMTRSSFVERPELAAETATGYTNGGRPVPPTLLTEQAAGGLYTSANDVARFAVAAMTGPSGERPGRGVLTPAGVATLLSPITVAHGMTTSFGYEVETLSDGTKAAGHGGKNTGWLSQFTTLPDRAEGLVVLTNSDNDGLIGFTTQAWADSLGVGHPRTTQRLMDELSFQYTLMLSIGAVLGTVALGGGFFLIRGQRSGHRTWAWRGVNRLQPLRASVRIVAPLAVFVGAAAWWLYPVRITLASISPVRTSLATAALLTLCLTAAAAALTRTRRVPAAAPAEQVHALAPPGTESHRLRLKV; encoded by the coding sequence ATGCCGCACCAACGCCTTCGCACGACCGAACCACGCACGTTGCGACGGTGGGCTTGCGCACTCGGCACCGCCCTTGTCCTGACAGCAGGGCTCGCAGGCCTGCCCGCCACCGCTCACGCCTCTGACGGTCCGACGGCCGAGATGGTGAACAGGCTCGAGCAGAGCAACTGGCTGGCGTCGTTCCAAGTGCCCGGCGTTGCGGTGGTGCAGATCCGCGACGGCGGCGTCACGTGGTCCAAGGGGTATGGGACGACCAACACCAGCAACGGGGTCCCGGTCACGGCAAACACCATCTTCCGTGTCGGCTCGATCACCAAGTCGGTCACCGCGTGGGGGGTGATGCGGCTGGTCGAGCAGGGGCGCATGGACCTGGACACCCCGGTGGAGTCATACCTGACCCGTTGGCACTTGCCACCCTCCCCGTTCGACCCCGATGGGGTGACCATCGGTCGGCTCCTCAACCACACCGCGGGGCTGAACATGCAGGACTACTCGCCGGTGACCACTCGGCCGTTGCCGTCCTTGGAGCAGTCCCTGAGCGGTGGCAGCGGCAAGCCGGGCGACCGGAACTCTGACAACGTACGCATCACCACTGAACCGGGGACCCAGATGGAGTACTCCAACGGCGGCTACACGATGCTCCAGCTCGCCATCGAGGAAGTGACCGGGGAGGCATTTGCTTCGTACATGCAGCGGGAGGTTCTGGACCCGCTGGGGATGACCCGCAGCAGCTTCGTCGAGCGGCCGGAACTGGCCGCGGAGACCGCGACCGGCTACACCAACGGAGGGCGTCCGGTCCCGCCGACACTGCTCACCGAACAGGCGGCCGGGGGCTTGTACACGTCAGCCAACGACGTCGCACGCTTCGCCGTGGCAGCCATGACCGGCCCCTCGGGAGAACGGCCAGGCCGCGGGGTGCTCACCCCAGCCGGCGTGGCAACCCTGCTCTCCCCCATCACAGTCGCGCACGGCATGACCACGTCCTTCGGCTACGAGGTCGAAACCCTCTCCGACGGCACGAAAGCCGCCGGGCACGGGGGCAAGAACACCGGCTGGCTGTCCCAGTTCACCACCCTCCCCGACCGCGCCGAGGGCCTCGTGGTCCTGACGAACAGCGACAACGACGGCCTCATCGGCTTCACCACGCAGGCATGGGCGGACTCCCTCGGGGTGGGGCACCCAAGGACAACCCAGAGGCTGATGGACGAACTCAGTTTCCAGTACACCCTGATGCTCAGCATCGGCGCCGTTCTGGGCACGGTGGCACTCGGCGGAGGCTTCTTCCTCATCCGGGGGCAACGGTCAGGGCACCGCACCTGGGCCTGGCGTGGCGTGAACCGCCTCCAGCCCCTGCGCGCTTCGGTGCGGATTGTTGCACCGCTGGCGGTGTTCGTCGGCGCAGCCGCGTGGTGGTTGTACCCAGTCCGGATCACGCTGGCGAGCATCTCTCCGGTACGGACCAGCTTGGCCACCGCGGCGCTGCTGACCCTGTGTCTGACCGCCGCGGCGGCTGCCCTGACCCGGACGCGGCGAGTTCCAGCGGCCGCGCCCGCAGAACAGGTGCATGCCTTGGCCCCTCCGGGAACCGAGTCGCATCGCCTGCGGTTGAAGGTCTGA
- a CDS encoding trypsin-like peptidase domain-containing protein has protein sequence MTSQPTKHDPVGTSTWRGLGEPAGPDFLRGAMPLREDPTASTGAAPAPTGRERRRSRLPALLLVSALSGGIAGAGAAVVLGPDATPTSGPGIAVERPSGRAPASAAGTEEAAAQAILPSVVQIRAGRSTGSGFVLDDRGHVMTNHHVIEGESTVSLQLAGGRTVSATVVGSSEADDIAVLRADPEALEPARIGQSSALRIGQPVIAVGSPLGLDGTVTAGIVSTVERSARLGGGANQRVIQTDASINPGNSGGPLVNLEGQVVGVNTAIATLSGRASGSIGIGFAVPIDRAVEVADEIIRR, from the coding sequence ATGACCTCTCAACCCACGAAACATGATCCGGTTGGCACGAGCACCTGGCGAGGGCTCGGTGAGCCGGCTGGACCTGACTTCCTTCGGGGCGCTATGCCCTTGCGGGAGGACCCCACAGCCTCGACCGGGGCCGCGCCGGCGCCCACCGGTCGGGAACGGCGCCGCAGCCGACTGCCCGCTCTCCTCCTGGTCTCAGCCCTGTCAGGCGGAATCGCGGGCGCTGGCGCAGCCGTCGTGCTCGGCCCGGACGCAACCCCTACGTCCGGGCCGGGCATCGCCGTCGAGCGTCCGTCGGGACGCGCCCCCGCATCAGCTGCGGGAACGGAGGAGGCCGCGGCGCAGGCGATCCTGCCGAGCGTCGTGCAAATTCGTGCGGGCCGCTCCACCGGGTCGGGCTTCGTGCTCGACGACCGCGGCCATGTCATGACCAATCATCACGTCATCGAGGGGGAGTCGACGGTGTCGCTCCAGCTCGCTGGCGGTCGCACGGTGAGTGCCACCGTCGTCGGCAGCAGCGAAGCAGATGACATCGCCGTCCTCCGGGCCGACCCGGAAGCACTGGAGCCGGCTCGGATCGGTCAGTCCTCGGCGCTCCGGATCGGTCAGCCGGTCATCGCTGTCGGCTCCCCGCTCGGCCTCGACGGGACAGTCACGGCTGGCATCGTCAGCACGGTTGAGCGGTCGGCTCGTCTTGGTGGGGGCGCCAACCAGAGAGTGATCCAGACCGACGCCTCGATCAACCCGGGCAACTCGGGTGGTCCGTTGGTCAATCTCGAGGGTCAGGTCGTCGGCGTCAACACGGCCATTGCGACACTCAGCGGACGAGCCTCAGGATCCATCGGGATCGGATTCGCTGTGCCGATCGACCGCGCCGTCGAGGTTGCCGACGAGATCATTCGTCGCTGA
- a CDS encoding VWA domain-containing protein: MDLLAPFWLLLLVPLVGLGVTYVVMQRRRRRYAVRFAALPLLDKVAPEQPGWRRHAPAAAFLLALTALALATARPVIDLRVPHERATVIVAIDVSRSMQATDVEPTRMDAATEAAAAFIENLPETFNVGLVTFSGSSAVLATPTTDHESVAAALENLPMANSTAIGEAVFTSLEQVASMAQGDDSVDVPARVVLLSDGTNTAGRSPDEAATAATEAAVPVSTIAYGTQEGTVEIQGRMVPVPVDVDSLAGLAEGTGGQAYTAESGDELAEVYEDIGSSIGWRTEPREITPYLAALGFLLSLAAGAMSLRWFARLP, from the coding sequence ATGGACCTCCTCGCACCGTTCTGGCTCCTCCTTCTCGTGCCGTTGGTGGGCCTTGGTGTCACCTATGTCGTGATGCAGCGACGCAGGCGCAGGTATGCCGTCCGCTTCGCCGCGCTTCCGCTGCTCGACAAGGTGGCCCCCGAGCAGCCCGGATGGCGCAGGCATGCCCCTGCAGCGGCATTCCTCCTGGCCCTGACGGCACTGGCCCTCGCAACAGCCCGCCCGGTGATCGACCTGCGGGTCCCGCACGAGCGAGCCACCGTCATCGTCGCCATCGACGTGTCCCGTTCGATGCAGGCGACCGACGTCGAGCCGACCCGGATGGACGCGGCAACCGAGGCGGCCGCTGCGTTCATCGAGAACCTCCCGGAGACCTTCAACGTCGGACTGGTGACCTTCTCGGGGTCGAGTGCCGTCCTCGCCACGCCGACGACCGACCACGAGTCCGTGGCTGCAGCACTCGAGAACCTCCCCATGGCCAACAGCACGGCGATCGGCGAGGCAGTCTTCACTTCGCTCGAGCAAGTGGCCTCCATGGCACAGGGTGACGATTCCGTCGACGTCCCGGCTCGGGTGGTCCTGCTCTCGGACGGCACGAACACGGCGGGTCGCAGCCCGGACGAAGCGGCCACTGCGGCAACCGAGGCAGCGGTACCCGTGTCCACGATCGCCTACGGCACCCAGGAGGGCACTGTGGAGATCCAGGGCCGCATGGTCCCGGTCCCGGTCGATGTCGACTCCCTTGCCGGACTGGCCGAGGGCACGGGTGGTCAGGCCTACACCGCCGAGAGCGGAGACGAGCTCGCCGAGGTCTATGAGGACATCGGCTCCTCCATCGGGTGGCGCACCGAGCCACGCGAGATCACCCCCTACCTCGCGGCCCTCGGCTTCCTGCTCTCGCTGGCTGCCGGAGCCATGTCGCTGCGCTGGTTCGCGCGGCTTCCGTGA
- a CDS encoding DUF58 domain-containing protein encodes MGESGRDRSQAGDRAFKALDLVVRRRLNGLLQGDRAGHRLGSGSDPEEVVRYRAGEDDVRRMDWNVTARTGEPHVWRPLAEHELDTWVLVDETPSMDFGTAMSEKRDVAGWVAGSVGLLTDGPGNRVGVAHLTPTGLEWDAPLPGRVSARRTLRSVAGAPRADRRSDTTTLGEAMTALERRHRRPGLRVVVSDFVDPDGATERPFTWEPALRRLAARHDVIVVEVLDPRELELPDLGLVVLRDPESGRAREVHTTPALRQRYAELAAGHRAAVADAVRSTGAGHVIVRTDTDWVRDLARYIISRRHTRRTDRKVR; translated from the coding sequence ATGGGTGAGTCCGGGCGGGACAGGTCTCAGGCGGGCGACCGGGCCTTCAAGGCGCTCGACCTCGTGGTCCGTCGGCGTCTCAACGGGCTCCTCCAGGGCGACCGGGCGGGCCACCGTCTCGGCTCCGGCTCGGATCCGGAGGAAGTGGTCCGCTACCGCGCGGGCGAGGACGACGTGCGGCGGATGGACTGGAACGTCACGGCTCGCACCGGCGAACCACACGTCTGGCGTCCGCTGGCCGAGCACGAGCTCGACACCTGGGTGCTCGTCGACGAGACGCCGAGCATGGACTTCGGCACCGCCATGAGCGAGAAGCGGGACGTGGCCGGGTGGGTTGCCGGATCTGTCGGGCTGCTGACCGACGGACCCGGCAACCGGGTCGGAGTGGCCCACCTGACCCCCACGGGTCTCGAGTGGGACGCACCCCTCCCCGGGCGGGTCAGCGCCCGCCGCACCCTGCGCTCGGTCGCGGGCGCTCCACGCGCCGACAGGAGGTCCGACACGACGACCCTCGGCGAGGCGATGACCGCGCTCGAGCGGCGTCACCGCCGTCCCGGTTTGCGGGTCGTCGTCAGTGACTTCGTCGACCCAGACGGCGCAACCGAACGACCGTTCACGTGGGAGCCGGCCCTGCGCCGGCTCGCGGCCCGGCACGACGTCATCGTCGTCGAGGTCCTCGACCCCCGTGAGCTCGAGCTCCCAGACCTCGGGCTCGTCGTCCTGCGCGACCCCGAGAGCGGACGGGCGCGAGAGGTCCACACGACACCGGCTCTGCGACAGCGCTACGCCGAGCTGGCCGCCGGGCATCGCGCAGCCGTCGCCGACGCGGTGCGGTCCACCGGTGCCGGTCACGTCATCGTGCGCACCGACACCGACTGGGTGCGCGACCTGGCCCGCTACATCATCTCCAGGCGCCACACGCGCCGCACCGATCGAAAGGTTCGCTGA
- a CDS encoding MoxR family ATPase, with the protein MTETQRVTRPLSGGQALERALFEVKKVVVGQDHMVERMLIGLIARGHVLLEGVPGVAKTLAVRTLADVIGGTFSRLQFTPDLMPGDIVGTRVWRPTSDAFDTELGPIFANLVLADEINRAPAKVQSALLEAMAERQVTIGGQTFALPRPFLVLATQNPIESEGVYQLPEAQRDRFLLKVDVGYPTDVEELTILQRMSVDPPRAHLTLEIEEVEELQRTADRVFVHHAVAQYAVALVVATREPLRFGLGHLDGVVDFGVSPRATLGLIAAGRALALLRGRDYVLPSDVADIARDVMSHRIVLSFEAVADGIDPRAVVGSVLAAVPMPEVAPGQHDAAVAAFQTANTGPPNHG; encoded by the coding sequence GTGACCGAGACCCAGCGGGTGACGCGCCCGCTCTCTGGTGGACAGGCCCTCGAGCGCGCACTCTTCGAGGTGAAGAAGGTCGTCGTCGGCCAGGACCACATGGTCGAGCGGATGCTCATCGGTCTCATCGCCCGCGGGCACGTCCTCCTCGAGGGCGTGCCCGGGGTGGCCAAGACGTTGGCCGTGCGCACTCTCGCCGATGTGATCGGCGGGACGTTCAGCCGACTCCAGTTCACCCCCGACCTCATGCCCGGCGACATCGTCGGCACGCGAGTGTGGAGGCCGACGAGCGACGCGTTCGACACCGAGCTCGGGCCGATCTTCGCCAACCTCGTCCTCGCTGACGAGATCAATCGGGCGCCGGCCAAGGTGCAGTCGGCACTGCTCGAGGCCATGGCCGAGCGGCAGGTGACGATCGGCGGCCAGACCTTCGCGCTTCCCAGGCCGTTCCTCGTGCTCGCCACCCAGAACCCGATCGAGTCTGAGGGCGTCTATCAGCTCCCCGAGGCGCAGCGGGATCGGTTCCTGCTCAAGGTCGACGTCGGCTACCCCACCGATGTCGAGGAACTCACCATTTTGCAGCGCATGAGCGTGGACCCGCCGCGGGCGCACCTCACGCTCGAGATCGAGGAGGTCGAGGAGCTCCAGCGCACGGCCGACCGGGTCTTCGTCCACCATGCGGTGGCGCAGTATGCCGTGGCGCTCGTCGTGGCGACCCGCGAGCCGCTCCGCTTCGGGCTCGGTCACCTGGACGGTGTCGTTGATTTCGGAGTCAGCCCCCGAGCGACCCTGGGTCTCATCGCGGCTGGCCGAGCGCTCGCACTGCTGCGGGGTCGCGACTACGTCCTGCCCAGTGACGTGGCCGACATTGCGCGGGACGTGATGTCGCACCGGATCGTGCTGTCCTTCGAAGCGGTCGCCGACGGGATCGACCCGCGGGCCGTTGTCGGGTCCGTCCTCGCAGCGGTGCCGATGCCCGAGGTGGCGCCCGGGCAGCACGACGCTGCAGTGGCGGCGTTCCAGACCGCCAACACAGGACCTCCCAACCATGGGTGA
- a CDS encoding response regulator transcription factor, which yields MRLLIIEDEEGLASALRIGLVREGYAVDLATTRQEANEKLALTAYDVVLLDINLPDGSGFELAAALRSGSLATPSGRHVRILMLTARGGLPDRVKGLDVGADDYLVKPFALPELTARLRALLRRDVRSTSSVIRVGELTLDASRQLAHRGDRELALTLKEFGVLRYLMSRPGHVISSEELLEHVWDENADPFTQTVRVTVGTLRRKLSTGDEPQVLETVIGRGYRLREEAAA from the coding sequence ATGCGGCTGCTGATCATCGAGGACGAGGAAGGCCTGGCGAGCGCTCTGCGCATCGGTCTGGTCCGTGAGGGGTATGCCGTTGACCTGGCCACGACGCGACAGGAGGCCAACGAGAAGCTGGCGCTCACGGCATACGACGTGGTTCTTCTGGACATCAACCTCCCCGATGGCAGCGGCTTCGAGCTCGCCGCTGCATTGCGTTCCGGATCGCTCGCGACGCCGTCCGGACGCCACGTCCGGATCCTCATGCTCACGGCGCGCGGCGGTTTGCCCGACCGCGTCAAGGGTCTCGATGTCGGCGCCGACGACTACCTCGTCAAGCCGTTCGCACTCCCCGAGCTGACCGCTCGACTTCGAGCACTGCTGCGGCGTGATGTGCGCAGCACCTCATCCGTGATCCGGGTGGGCGAGCTCACTCTCGACGCGAGTCGACAGCTGGCGCATCGAGGTGACCGGGAACTCGCGCTGACGCTCAAGGAATTCGGGGTGCTGCGCTACCTGATGAGCCGCCCGGGGCACGTCATCTCGTCCGAGGAGCTGCTCGAGCACGTGTGGGACGAGAACGCTGACCCGTTCACCCAGACGGTCCGCGTCACCGTCGGCACACTGCGCCGCAAGCTCTCGACCGGGGACGAGCCGCAGGTCCTCGAGACCGTCATCGGGCGCGGGTACCGGCTCCGCGAGGAGGCGGCGGCATGA
- a CDS encoding HAMP domain-containing sensor histidine kinase has protein sequence MRMPTLPAWLRTVRTRLALTYSGLLFAIASLLIGGVYFALSQSIESKPLDPVTVKKFQKGNGGIVNYRPGEDFQAADIRDVQEYVNYNTLETLRTYSFIALAVLFLLSLLIGWWVAGRALRPVGRITTTTREITASDLSRRIGASGPQDELRTLADTIDDMLARLETSFAAQRALVDDVSHELRNPIAVVQANVDAVLSRDDVTSDERSHSATVVSRATHRMASLVDDLLATARTRSGAFVDREIDLSELTGQVVEEHRLLADGRGLHLVRRLAPGPRVIADAESLSRAFGNILANAIRLSPGGAEITIASGSIEGWCWVAVRDDGPGIAEADRERVFHRFGRTGRERDHEGHGLGLAISRQVVESHEGHIDLFSEVGVGSTFVVWLPDRAIARDGDRERTPPSVDPLGRI, from the coding sequence ATGAGGATGCCCACGCTGCCGGCATGGCTGCGGACCGTCAGGACACGCCTTGCCCTGACCTATTCGGGGTTGTTGTTTGCCATCGCGTCCCTGCTCATCGGTGGTGTCTACTTCGCGCTGTCGCAGTCGATCGAGTCCAAGCCGCTCGACCCGGTGACGGTGAAGAAGTTCCAGAAGGGCAACGGCGGGATCGTGAACTACCGCCCGGGAGAGGACTTCCAGGCAGCCGATATCCGTGACGTGCAGGAGTACGTCAACTACAACACCCTCGAGACACTTCGGACGTATTCGTTCATTGCGCTCGCAGTCCTCTTCCTGTTGAGCCTGCTCATCGGCTGGTGGGTCGCCGGCCGGGCGCTGCGCCCCGTGGGGCGCATCACGACGACGACCCGCGAGATCACTGCCTCGGACCTCTCGCGGCGAATCGGAGCGTCTGGGCCACAGGACGAGCTGCGCACCCTCGCCGACACCATTGACGACATGCTCGCCCGGCTGGAGACGTCGTTCGCCGCCCAGCGGGCTCTCGTCGACGACGTCTCTCACGAGTTGCGCAATCCCATCGCCGTGGTCCAGGCCAATGTCGATGCCGTTCTGTCGCGCGACGACGTGACCTCTGATGAGCGATCGCACTCGGCAACTGTCGTCTCGCGCGCCACCCACCGGATGGCCAGCCTTGTCGACGACCTTCTCGCCACCGCTCGCACCCGCTCGGGTGCGTTCGTCGACCGCGAGATCGACCTGTCCGAACTCACGGGCCAGGTCGTCGAAGAGCACCGGCTGCTCGCTGACGGGCGCGGCCTTCACCTCGTGCGCCGACTTGCACCGGGTCCCCGCGTCATCGCGGACGCGGAGTCGCTGTCGCGAGCGTTCGGCAACATCCTTGCCAATGCCATCCGCCTCTCCCCGGGAGGCGCCGAGATCACCATCGCCTCCGGGTCGATCGAGGGGTGGTGCTGGGTCGCTGTGCGCGATGACGGGCCCGGTATCGCCGAGGCCGATCGGGAGCGGGTCTTCCACCGGTTCGGCCGGACCGGTCGCGAGCGCGATCACGAAGGGCATGGGCTCGGGCTCGCCATCTCGAGGCAGGTCGTCGAGTCGCACGAGGGACACATCGACCTGTTCAGCGAGGTGGGAGTCGGCAGCACCTTCGTCGTGTGGCTGCCCGACCGCGCCATCGCTCGCGACGGTGACAGGGAACGCACTCCCCCGTCGGTGGACCCCCTCGGCCGCATCTGA
- a CDS encoding pyridoxamine 5'-phosphate oxidase family protein yields MDTTGQLQAKHQPQSSQDIRTIAPNESWDLLRQDSLGRLAVVHDDAPDIFPVNYIVDHGTVVVRTSGGTKHNAARNHVVAFEVDGRVLDPAEAWSVVIRGRATEVYAVDEAIEIMDLPLSPWAPGAKPHLLRITPDSITGRRFMIPTASVPLVRDA; encoded by the coding sequence ATGGACACCACCGGACAGCTGCAGGCGAAGCACCAGCCGCAGAGCTCTCAGGACATCCGCACGATCGCTCCGAACGAGTCATGGGATCTCCTGCGTCAGGACAGCCTCGGGCGTCTGGCCGTCGTCCACGACGATGCCCCCGACATCTTCCCGGTGAACTACATCGTCGACCACGGCACCGTCGTCGTCCGCACGAGCGGCGGCACCAAGCACAACGCCGCGCGCAACCACGTCGTCGCCTTCGAGGTGGATGGTCGAGTCCTCGACCCGGCCGAAGCCTGGAGCGTCGTCATCCGGGGCCGGGCCACCGAGGTGTATGCCGTTGACGAGGCAATCGAGATCATGGACCTACCGCTGTCCCCATGGGCTCCCGGAGCCAAGCCCCACCTTCTGCGCATCACGCCCGACTCGATCACGGGTCGTCGCTTCATGATCCCGACGGCGTCCGTCCCGCTCGTGCGTGACGCGTGA
- a CDS encoding acetyl-CoA hydrolase/transferase C-terminal domain-containing protein, which produces MTTSTSSSLTAALRQAAATCDRPLRVVASGNGAAPWELLRLLDGAVKRYELFMLNAPRGIPTRPGVTHLTPFVGPGMRTPDVSYLPARLSHVPTLLARRFVPDVVLVTVSEQVAGRWSLGSEVNILPAAIAVCRAAGGLVLAESRNDIPFTFGDGELDAHELDGVLPASPAAPKVVAATAAPSEAIRLIGEQVAARVDSGATLQLGIGAIPDSVVPRLTSRQRLGVWSEMVSDGIMDLHDAGALDTGREVVASFAVGGPALMSWLHANSQVRMLRTETVNDPGRIAAQPAMTSINTALSVDLFDQANGSHIGSRVHSGFGGQCDFVVGAMDSPGGQALMALRSWHPRADVSTIVGLLEGPVTSFQHTAVITENGTAEIMGWDTKAQARHLIEHAAHPSVRAELWEDAVELGLT; this is translated from the coding sequence GTGACCACGTCCACCAGCAGCTCCCTGACCGCCGCGCTCCGGCAGGCCGCGGCCACCTGCGACCGGCCGCTGCGTGTGGTGGCGAGTGGCAACGGGGCCGCACCCTGGGAGCTGCTCCGGTTGTTGGACGGCGCGGTCAAGCGCTACGAGCTGTTCATGCTCAACGCGCCACGCGGCATACCGACCCGGCCCGGCGTCACCCATCTGACCCCCTTCGTCGGCCCCGGAATGCGCACCCCGGACGTCTCCTATCTCCCGGCGCGTCTCTCGCACGTGCCGACGCTGCTCGCCAGGCGATTCGTGCCCGACGTCGTCCTCGTCACCGTCTCCGAGCAGGTTGCGGGCCGATGGTCGCTCGGGTCCGAGGTCAACATCCTGCCCGCAGCGATCGCGGTGTGCCGGGCCGCTGGCGGGCTCGTGCTCGCAGAGTCTCGCAATGACATTCCCTTCACCTTTGGCGATGGCGAGCTCGACGCCCACGAGCTCGACGGAGTCCTGCCGGCGTCCCCTGCTGCGCCCAAAGTCGTCGCGGCGACCGCAGCGCCCTCAGAGGCCATCCGCCTCATCGGCGAGCAGGTCGCAGCACGCGTGGACTCAGGTGCCACCCTCCAACTGGGCATCGGCGCGATTCCCGACTCGGTCGTGCCGCGGCTCACCAGCCGCCAACGTCTCGGGGTGTGGAGCGAGATGGTGTCCGACGGGATCATGGACCTCCACGACGCGGGGGCGCTCGACACCGGGCGAGAAGTCGTCGCTTCCTTTGCCGTGGGTGGGCCTGCGCTGATGTCCTGGTTGCACGCCAACTCGCAGGTGCGGATGCTGCGCACCGAGACCGTCAACGACCCTGGGCGGATCGCTGCCCAACCCGCGATGACAAGCATCAACACCGCCCTGTCAGTCGACCTGTTCGACCAGGCCAACGGCAGCCACATCGGATCGCGTGTCCACTCAGGCTTCGGCGGCCAGTGCGACTTCGTGGTTGGGGCGATGGACTCGCCCGGAGGTCAGGCGCTCATGGCTCTGCGCTCGTGGCACCCTCGAGCCGACGTCTCGACGATCGTCGGACTCCTCGAGGGACCGGTGACGTCGTTCCAGCACACGGCGGTCATCACGGAGAACGGAACGGCCGAGATCATGGGCTGGGACACCAAGGCCCAGGCGAGACACCTCATCGAGCACGCGGCCCACCCGTCGGTGCGCGCTGAGCTCTGGGAGGACGCCGTGGAGCTCGGGCTGACCTGA